The following are from one region of the Synergistaceae bacterium genome:
- a CDS encoding response regulator → MRILKVLIAEADPLLQKLYSDLIADEAAFTVLKCVSTGPQMFEALRCVDTDLVLLDLYLKEFNALDGLDELRKEFPRTDYIVASSGESPELVRKALCQGVFEFLIKPFSFDRLRLALRNYQVYHHSLTGRTRPWQQEDLDTLISMKSRDPSWANNRTIPKGLQLKCLNDVETFLKENNDTFSAQEVGDKLGISRSTARRYLEFLTMSERVVVEFAYRRVGRPEKRYRMALL, encoded by the coding sequence TTGCGTATACTTAAAGTGCTTATTGCCGAAGCAGACCCGCTGCTCCAGAAACTCTACTCCGACCTGATTGCCGATGAGGCTGCGTTTACAGTGCTCAAATGCGTATCGACAGGTCCGCAGATGTTTGAAGCGCTGCGCTGTGTCGATACTGATCTTGTCCTGCTTGACCTGTACCTGAAAGAATTTAATGCGCTGGACGGGCTGGATGAACTTCGTAAGGAGTTTCCCAGGACGGACTACATCGTTGCTTCATCCGGAGAGAGTCCGGAGCTTGTGCGCAAGGCCCTTTGCCAGGGAGTTTTCGAATTCCTTATAAAGCCGTTTTCTTTTGACAGGCTGCGGCTCGCGTTGCGCAACTATCAGGTTTACCACCACAGCCTGACAGGGAGGACGAGACCATGGCAGCAGGAGGATCTCGACACGCTCATCTCAATGAAGAGCCGTGATCCGTCCTGGGCTAACAACAGGACGATACCTAAGGGGCTACAGCTCAAATGTCTAAACGATGTCGAGACATTCCTTAAAGAAAACAATGACACATTTTCAGCTCAGGAAGTGGGCGACAAGCTTGGCATATCACGTTCAACGGCTAGAAGGTATCTTGAATTTCTGACAATGAGCGAACGCGTGGTAGTAGAGTTTGCTTACAGGCGTGTAGGTCGTCCTGAAAAACGTTATCGCATGGCGCTGCTGTAG